One window of Treponema denticola genomic DNA carries:
- a CDS encoding AAA family ATPase produces the protein MSKGNYSKLTKITIAGYKSIAYDFPQEIPIGDINILIGANGSGKSNLISFFRMLNYMMTGALQTYIGQSGSAENLLHFGSKKTPFINASLEFTNDKNVKDIYNMTLVKTVQDSFIFSEESIKYNGKIYNLNEGHKESFLFTGKAMNKATEIIGCLLSKCRIFQFHDTSVSSNIRTNSFLDNNKYLFGNGGNLASVLYLLKNKEVYEKYYRKIVYYIQNIFPQFDDFVLEPLPLNQNYIKLNWKQKSSLDYILGVDQLSDGIIRFMALAVLLLTPPELLPNIIVIDEPELGLHPRAIEALAAMVNDASRYSQIILATHSERLLDCLDAKNVITADQDRLHNCSIYKRIDEEALHDWLEEYSLSQLWNKNILRGQP, from the coding sequence ATGAGCAAAGGAAACTATTCCAAACTTACAAAAATTACCATTGCCGGTTATAAATCTATAGCGTATGATTTTCCGCAGGAAATCCCAATCGGTGATATAAACATTCTAATCGGTGCAAATGGTTCAGGCAAGAGTAATCTTATTTCTTTTTTTAGAATGCTTAATTATATGATGACAGGAGCATTGCAAACTTATATTGGTCAAAGCGGGTCAGCGGAAAATCTTTTGCACTTCGGTTCGAAAAAAACGCCGTTTATAAATGCCTCGCTTGAATTTACGAATGATAAAAATGTAAAAGATATCTACAATATGACACTGGTTAAAACCGTGCAGGATTCTTTTATTTTTTCTGAAGAAAGTATAAAATATAATGGTAAAATTTATAATTTAAACGAGGGACATAAAGAATCGTTTCTATTTACCGGTAAAGCTATGAACAAGGCCACGGAAATTATCGGATGCTTACTTTCGAAATGCAGAATATTTCAGTTTCATGATACATCAGTTTCTTCAAATATACGTACAAATTCTTTTCTTGATAACAATAAGTATTTATTCGGTAACGGCGGTAATTTAGCATCGGTTTTGTATCTTTTGAAAAATAAAGAAGTATATGAAAAGTATTATCGTAAGATAGTGTATTATATTCAAAATATTTTTCCACAATTTGATGATTTTGTGCTTGAGCCGTTACCGCTTAATCAAAATTACATTAAATTAAATTGGAAGCAAAAATCATCACTTGATTATATACTAGGAGTTGATCAACTTTCTGATGGAATAATACGTTTTATGGCTTTGGCTGTGTTACTTTTAACCCCGCCGGAACTTTTACCGAATATTATTGTTATCGATGAACCTGAATTAGGCTTGCATCCTCGAGCGATTGAAGCTCTTGCAGCTATGGTAAATGATGCGAGTCGTTATAGTCAAATTATATTAGCCACTCATTCGGAAAGGTTGCTTGATTGTTTAGATGCAAAAAATGTAATTACTGCGGATCAAGATAGATTGCATAATTGCAGTATATATAAACGGATTGATGAGGAAGCCTTACATGACTGGCTTGAGGAATATTCTCTTTCACAGCTTTGGAATAAAAATATACTGAGAGGGCAGCCTTAA
- a CDS encoding ATP-grasp fold amidoligase family protein yields the protein MIDKHGKLKGIKTMKKNIKRILKFVLGRLYRWLMKDKVWWRKFLSVAAPVYASKRLYEKALGKKLNLKNPQTLNEKCMWLKLNTYYRHPLITECCDKYRVRDYVKRMGCAEILNDLIGVWDNPDKIDFDKLPNQFVLKCNHGAGFNIICRDKTKLDISKTKKQLKKWLKEDYWKLYAETQYKFIKKKIICEKFLNAGQENIPVDYKLYMINGNFHAIMICLDRDKDVKFYHFDNNLRYRPDYNSPTLSVLPTHLTLIPSEINKMIDYAKILSKPFPFVRVDLYGINGKIIFSELTFLVYGGVFYTRYANLPSDIKFTSIPKEYLLTK from the coding sequence ATGATTGATAAACACGGTAAACTTAAAGGAATAAAAACTATGAAAAAAAATATAAAACGAATCTTAAAGTTTGTATTAGGAAGACTGTATCGATGGTTGATGAAAGATAAAGTATGGTGGCGTAAATTTCTCTCTGTTGCTGCACCGGTATATGCAAGTAAAAGATTGTATGAGAAAGCACTCGGAAAAAAATTAAACTTAAAAAATCCTCAAACTTTAAATGAAAAATGTATGTGGCTTAAATTGAATACATATTATAGACACCCTCTTATAACGGAATGCTGCGATAAATATCGTGTGCGTGATTATGTAAAACGAATGGGCTGCGCAGAAATATTAAATGATTTGATCGGCGTATGGGACAATCCTGATAAAATTGATTTTGATAAATTACCGAATCAGTTTGTTTTAAAATGTAATCATGGAGCAGGATTTAATATAATATGCAGAGACAAAACAAAGCTGGATATTTCGAAAACGAAAAAACAATTAAAAAAATGGCTCAAAGAGGATTATTGGAAACTCTATGCCGAAACACAATATAAATTTATAAAAAAGAAAATTATTTGTGAAAAATTTCTCAATGCGGGACAGGAAAATATTCCAGTTGACTATAAGTTGTATATGATAAATGGAAATTTTCATGCTATAATGATTTGTCTTGATAGAGATAAGGATGTAAAATTTTATCATTTTGATAATAACCTACGTTATCGCCCAGATTATAATTCACCCACTTTATCGGTATTACCTACCCATTTAACGCTTATTCCTAGTGAAATTAATAAAATGATTGATTATGCTAAAATCTTATCTAAACCATTTCCTTTTGTTCGAGTTGATCTATATGGAATAAATGGCAAAATAATTTTTAGTGAATTAACCTTTCTTGTTTATGGAGGCGTCTTTTATACAAGATATGCCAATTTACCAAGTGATATTAAGTTTACTTCTATACCAAAGGAATATTTACTTACCAAATGA
- a CDS encoding glycosyltransferase family 2 protein has product MMNKLTVLMPSYNRSQYISEAVNSVLNQKTDFGVKLIITDDCSTDGSIEIIKELQRQYPERIEIILSEKNERLLANILKAQVRVRTEYFCVLDPDDYYTDELFLQKAVDFLDAHKDFTIYSSNCMMLYENKTEKPFIESNVKEAIFDFNDLLQDKVIITQTAGSIFRNIVYNNGIPEIIKNAIGTYSESSFRADTERYIFHLEKGKAFFQNEIVAVYRIHKDGIWTKENQFHRNLLAAQAYYDYFRYFNYTHADYFIHYSLFYTKECFEELKKAIDKNEFTQTIVQSDIEQLFAIIVEDEKYFDKIAEDNDKLYIKKSLTVRKLIKYLLPYGFVRLIQKIRRQ; this is encoded by the coding sequence ATGATGAATAAACTCACAGTACTAATGCCTTCATATAACCGCTCACAATATATAAGCGAAGCGGTCAATTCCGTCTTAAACCAAAAAACTGATTTTGGTGTTAAACTTATTATAACGGACGATTGTTCGACAGACGGATCAATTGAAATAATAAAAGAACTACAAAGGCAATATCCCGAAAGAATTGAAATAATTTTATCCGAAAAAAACGAACGGCTTCTTGCTAACATTCTTAAAGCTCAAGTAAGGGTGCGGACTGAATATTTTTGTGTGCTCGACCCGGACGATTATTATACTGATGAGCTTTTTTTACAAAAAGCAGTTGATTTCCTTGATGCACATAAAGATTTTACAATTTATAGCTCTAATTGTATGATGTTGTATGAGAACAAAACCGAAAAGCCGTTTATTGAAAGTAATGTAAAAGAAGCTATATTTGATTTTAATGATTTATTGCAAGATAAAGTTATTATAACGCAAACTGCCGGAAGCATTTTTAGAAATATCGTGTATAATAATGGTATTCCCGAAATTATAAAAAATGCAATAGGAACATATAGTGAGTCTTCTTTTCGTGCAGATACGGAAAGATATATTTTTCATTTAGAAAAAGGAAAAGCTTTTTTTCAAAATGAAATAGTTGCCGTATATAGAATACATAAAGACGGTATATGGACAAAAGAAAATCAATTTCACCGTAACTTACTTGCTGCACAGGCTTATTATGATTATTTTCGATACTTCAACTATACTCATGCCGACTATTTTATACATTATTCATTGTTTTATACAAAAGAATGTTTTGAAGAATTAAAAAAAGCAATAGATAAAAACGAATTTACACAAACGATCGTTCAATCTGATATAGAGCAGCTGTTTGCCATAATAGTCGAAGATGAAAAATATTTTGACAAAATAGCTGAGGATAATGATAAACTGTATATAAAAAAATCTTTAACGGTAAGAAAACTAATCAAGTATCTGTTGCCCTACGGTTTTGTACGGCTGATTCAAAAAATAAGGAGACAATAA
- a CDS encoding DUF4276 family protein, with protein sequence MTTIYVICEGQTEAAFVRNILNKALGYDCNTCIAPIVNSETDKKTGKTYKGGIQKFVKVDNDIQHTLRNIKKPKAIVTTMFDYYALPADFPGMVEAEQAADVYEKIEIIESALKTYYYEKYPYIKFIPYIQLHEFETLLFTNIGILEEEFFDRINKKEFDSLVDFVNNEDNIELINSGTDTAPSKRIIKCIQFYHKPIDGMKILSKIDFLTIRDRCKHFNDWITKLENND encoded by the coding sequence ATGACTACTATATATGTGATTTGTGAGGGGCAGACCGAAGCTGCTTTTGTAAGAAATATTCTCAATAAAGCACTTGGATACGATTGTAATACATGTATTGCTCCAATTGTTAATTCTGAAACCGATAAAAAAACAGGAAAAACTTATAAAGGTGGAATACAAAAATTCGTGAAGGTGGATAATGATATACAACATACACTAAGAAATATAAAGAAGCCTAAAGCTATCGTAACCACAATGTTTGATTACTATGCCTTACCTGCTGATTTTCCTGGTATGGTAGAAGCTGAACAAGCTGCTGATGTATATGAAAAAATTGAAATTATTGAAAGTGCACTGAAAACTTATTATTATGAAAAATATCCGTATATTAAATTTATTCCGTATATTCAGCTTCATGAATTTGAAACATTGCTTTTTACAAACATTGGAATCTTAGAAGAAGAATTTTTTGATCGAATTAATAAAAAAGAATTTGATAGTTTAGTAGATTTTGTAAACAATGAAGATAATATTGAACTTATAAATAGCGGTACTGATACGGCGCCGTCAAAACGAATAATAAAATGTATTCAATTTTATCATAAACCAATTGATGGAATGAAGATTTTGTCTAAAATAGATTTTTTAACAATTCGGGATAGATGTAAACATTTTAACGACTGGATAACAAAGCTGGAAAATAATGATTGA
- a CDS encoding ATP-grasp domain-containing protein, whose amino-acid sequence MWKNTIAIIGSNVNAVIFATRAKALNIKTICFAWNNCLDAKDVVDKFYLTDVLEPDKVVDICKKENIQGVLCATESALYDTACIASRLGLVCNSVEVAKNVTNKFYVRNNTNDLQFIKTPKYFIVCDDDNFDIDQIKKYPVIIKPVRSTAKKGITVVYSNNEVEAALDYACSSVTNNDGILVEEFLADGDEYSVESLSFNGKHHVIQITNKISSGPPHCIELEYHQGNVLTDDMHKKVAFGIDELLTKLGITFGPCHTEIKIIGDKIYLIELNARMGGGGISYPLTELSTGYPYISAILLCSLNIFLPPPQNNYKGSENMPEYIT is encoded by the coding sequence ATGTGGAAAAATACGATTGCAATTATTGGATCTAATGTAAACGCGGTCATATTCGCTACAAGGGCAAAAGCTTTAAATATTAAAACAATTTGTTTTGCATGGAATAATTGTCTTGATGCTAAAGATGTAGTCGATAAATTTTATTTAACTGATGTATTAGAACCGGATAAAGTAGTAGATATATGCAAAAAAGAAAATATACAAGGTGTACTCTGCGCTACTGAAAGTGCATTATATGACACGGCCTGTATTGCTTCAAGGTTAGGGCTGGTATGTAATTCTGTAGAAGTTGCAAAAAATGTAACAAATAAATTTTATGTTAGAAACAATACAAACGATTTACAGTTTATAAAAACTCCCAAGTATTTTATTGTATGTGATGACGATAATTTTGACATAGATCAAATAAAAAAATATCCTGTAATAATTAAACCGGTGCGCAGTACTGCTAAAAAAGGTATTACAGTAGTTTATTCCAATAATGAAGTTGAAGCTGCTTTAGATTATGCATGTTCATCAGTTACTAATAATGATGGGATCTTAGTAGAAGAATTTTTAGCTGATGGTGATGAATATTCCGTTGAAAGCCTTTCTTTTAATGGAAAACACCATGTGATACAGATAACCAATAAAATTTCAAGCGGACCGCCGCATTGCATTGAATTGGAGTACCACCAAGGTAATGTTTTGACTGACGATATGCACAAAAAAGTTGCGTTCGGTATTGACGAACTATTAACCAAACTCGGTATTACTTTTGGTCCATGCCATACAGAAATAAAGATTATTGGTGATAAAATCTACTTAATTGAATTAAATGCTCGCATGGGAGGGGGCGGAATTTCTTATCCATTAACGGAGCTTTCCACCGGTTATCCGTATATTAGTGCCATACTGCTATGTTCTTTGAATATTTTTTTACCGCCGCCCCAAAATAATTACAAAGGTAGTGAAAATATGCCGGAATATATTACGTAG